In the Pseudonocardia cypriaca genome, one interval contains:
- a CDS encoding alpha/beta hydrolase family protein translates to MFEYFPGNYVWNLGVVAALNSGGLIDEVDRACRPIREAAARGEDAGTPDFLRSWTALTDQLVTQAEDAEKVGHTRTAGQLYFRATNYLCQAERMLARSDPNRLPTYRRVLDLAQRSFDLRDPRITRVAIPYEDTTLPAYFSAAPATDDGPAPVVVMVNGLDSTKEHMYSSSHWAELAARGISCLMLDQPGTGEALRLQDLHARIDAEAWASAAVDWLETRDDVDPARIGIVGWSLGGYYAPRAAAFEERFALCVAWGANHNWGAVQRRRLEREGERPVPHYWEHVLWVWGHDDLDAFIEFADGVHLDGVVERIRVPFLVAHGANDRQIPLEYAHRSYEQAVNSPARELRIFTPEEGATEHIGLDHLPHVSTFIADWVADTIVGDDATAASTPRVPR, encoded by the coding sequence GTGTTCGAGTACTTCCCCGGCAACTACGTGTGGAACCTGGGGGTCGTCGCGGCACTCAACAGCGGCGGCCTGATCGACGAGGTCGACCGCGCCTGCCGACCCATTCGCGAGGCCGCCGCCCGCGGCGAGGACGCCGGTACCCCCGACTTCCTCCGATCCTGGACCGCGCTCACCGACCAGCTCGTCACACAGGCCGAGGACGCCGAGAAGGTCGGGCACACCCGCACCGCCGGGCAGCTGTACTTCCGCGCCACCAACTACCTCTGCCAGGCCGAACGGATGCTCGCCCGGTCCGACCCGAACCGGCTCCCCACCTACCGCCGGGTGCTGGACCTGGCGCAGAGGTCGTTCGACCTGCGCGACCCCCGGATCACCCGCGTGGCGATCCCGTACGAGGACACCACGCTGCCGGCCTACTTCAGCGCCGCCCCGGCAACCGACGACGGGCCGGCCCCGGTCGTCGTCATGGTCAACGGGCTGGACTCGACGAAGGAGCACATGTACTCGTCGAGCCACTGGGCGGAGCTCGCCGCCCGCGGCATCTCCTGCCTGATGCTCGACCAGCCCGGCACCGGCGAAGCGCTGCGCCTCCAGGACCTGCACGCCCGTATCGACGCCGAAGCGTGGGCGAGCGCCGCCGTCGACTGGCTGGAGACCCGCGACGACGTCGACCCCGCCCGCATCGGCATCGTCGGCTGGTCGCTCGGCGGCTACTACGCCCCCCGCGCCGCCGCCTTCGAGGAGCGGTTCGCCCTGTGCGTGGCATGGGGCGCGAACCACAACTGGGGCGCGGTCCAGCGGCGACGCCTCGAACGCGAGGGCGAGCGGCCCGTCCCCCACTATTGGGAACACGTGCTGTGGGTGTGGGGACACGACGACCTCGACGCCTTCATCGAGTTCGCCGACGGTGTCCACCTCGACGGTGTCGTCGAGCGCATCCGGGTCCCGTTCCTCGTCGCCCACGGCGCCAACGACCGCCAGATCCCTCTCGAGTACGCCCACCGCTCCTACGAGCAGGCGGTCAACAGCCCCGCGCGCGAGCTGCGGATCTTCACCCCCGAGGAGGGTGCGACCGAGCACATCGGCCTGGACCACCTCCCCCACGTCAGCACGTTCATCGCCGACTGGGTCGCCGACACCATCGTGGGCGATGACGCGACCGCGGCGTCGACGCCCCGCGTCCCTCGCTGA
- a CDS encoding fumarylacetoacetate hydrolase family protein — protein MRFATWEAGGTVTAGVVSDAGLHALPDGTAVLDLVRAGLPAAREAGAAALDGPAVPVGSVRLLPPLDPPTVRDFVAFEEHVEGVVASVGDGGGVVAEWYEAPTFYFTNPYALIGAHDDVPVPPGSRLFDFECEVAVVVGRDGASLSPEQAREHVFGYTILNDWSARDLQRREMKVQLGPAKGKDSATTLGPWLVTADELEPYRDPEGFLALDMRVAVGGVEIGQDLLSNMGWPFEDLISYASRGTRVRAGDVLGSGTCGNGGCLAELWGRRGRQDPPPLRPGDVVEMTVEGIGTIRNRVVPGIELPPVRPARPRSRARKR, from the coding sequence ATGCGGTTCGCCACCTGGGAGGCCGGCGGCACCGTCACCGCAGGCGTCGTGTCCGACGCGGGCCTGCACGCGCTCCCCGACGGGACGGCGGTGCTCGACCTGGTCCGCGCGGGGCTCCCCGCCGCGCGGGAGGCCGGCGCCGCCGCGCTCGACGGTCCGGCCGTCCCCGTCGGGTCGGTGCGGCTGCTGCCGCCGCTGGACCCGCCGACGGTGCGGGACTTCGTCGCGTTCGAGGAGCACGTCGAAGGCGTGGTGGCGAGCGTGGGTGACGGCGGCGGCGTGGTCGCCGAGTGGTACGAGGCGCCGACGTTCTACTTCACGAACCCGTACGCGCTGATCGGCGCGCACGACGACGTACCGGTCCCGCCCGGCTCGCGGCTGTTCGACTTCGAGTGCGAGGTCGCCGTGGTCGTCGGTCGCGACGGCGCGTCGCTGAGCCCGGAGCAGGCCCGCGAGCACGTGTTCGGTTACACGATCCTGAACGACTGGTCGGCCCGGGACCTGCAGCGCCGCGAGATGAAGGTGCAGCTCGGCCCCGCGAAGGGCAAGGACTCCGCCACCACCCTCGGGCCATGGCTGGTCACCGCCGACGAGCTGGAGCCCTACCGCGATCCCGAGGGCTTCCTGGCCCTCGACATGCGCGTGGCGGTTGGCGGCGTCGAGATCGGGCAGGACCTGCTGTCCAACATGGGCTGGCCGTTCGAGGACCTCATCAGCTACGCCTCCCGCGGCACCCGGGTCCGCGCAGGTGACGTGCTCGGCTCCGGCACCTGCGGCAACGGCGGCTGCCTCGCCGAGCTCTGGGGCCGCCGCGGGCGCCAGGACCCACCCCCGCTGCGGCCCGGCGATGTCGTCGAGATGACGGTCGAGGGCATCGGCACCATCCGCAACCGCGTCGTGCCCGGCATCGAGCTGCCGCCGGTGCGCCCGGCCCGACCCCGGTCGCGCGCCCGGAAGCGTTGA
- a CDS encoding VOC family protein produces the protein MAERLITHLRHVDLAVPDHARQLEFYTHTWGLTPEHTESGLTFLAAEGSPEQYVVRLRKATDKRIDLIAFGAASAADVDTLAGRLATAGVQLVSEPAELQTPGGGYGFRFFDNEGRTVEVSSDVAVRAHRRIEEGESIPVRLSHVVINSADPEGTRAFYEKHMAFALSDTLMHPHMGKMMWFMRVNSWHHSMAIARCPHPSLHHASFELRGLDEYMRATGRALRAGVEKIWGPGRHMAGNNTFSYFLDPSGNTMEYTTELEEVDEDTWHPHLYDFTQPEVSDQWGTANAMNEFVAKRSFNDPDKGLFVAPPV, from the coding sequence CCACACCTGGGGCCTGACCCCCGAGCACACGGAGTCGGGCCTGACGTTCCTCGCCGCCGAGGGCAGCCCCGAGCAGTACGTCGTGCGGCTGCGCAAGGCCACGGACAAGCGGATCGACCTCATCGCGTTCGGCGCCGCCTCCGCCGCCGACGTCGACACCCTCGCCGGGCGGCTCGCCACCGCGGGCGTCCAGCTGGTCAGCGAGCCCGCCGAGCTGCAGACGCCCGGTGGCGGCTACGGCTTCCGCTTCTTCGACAACGAGGGTCGCACCGTCGAGGTCTCCTCCGACGTCGCCGTCCGCGCGCACCGGCGGATCGAGGAGGGCGAGTCGATCCCGGTCCGCCTGTCCCACGTCGTGATCAACTCCGCCGACCCGGAGGGCACCCGGGCGTTCTACGAGAAGCACATGGCCTTCGCCCTCTCCGACACCCTCATGCACCCGCACATGGGGAAGATGATGTGGTTCATGCGGGTCAACAGCTGGCACCACAGCATGGCGATCGCCCGCTGCCCGCACCCGTCGCTGCACCACGCCTCGTTCGAGCTGCGCGGCCTCGACGAGTACATGCGCGCCACCGGGCGGGCCCTGCGCGCCGGGGTGGAGAAGATCTGGGGCCCCGGCCGGCACATGGCCGGCAACAACACCTTCAGCTACTTCCTCGACCCCAGCGGCAACACCATGGAGTACACGACCGAGCTGGAGGAGGTCGACGAGGACACCTGGCACCCCCACCTCTACGACTTCACCCAGCCCGAGGTGAGCGACCAGTGGGGCACCGCCAACGCCATGAACGAGTTCGTCGCCAAGCGCTCGTTCAACGACCCCGACAAGGGCCTGTTCGTGGCCCCGCCCGTCTGA